One part of the Gemmatimonadota bacterium genome encodes these proteins:
- a CDS encoding HNH endonuclease gives MTTGGAKAERRRRIFERDGYRCVYCGRPYEESQLSVDHVEPRQRGGDHSDGNLVTACLTCNRGKAGRPAWAYLESDAMARENFLRSARWVWPRHRRAVIEAARSASERAAAERARAP, from the coding sequence ATGACTACCGGCGGCGCGAAGGCGGAAAGACGGCGCAGGATCTTCGAGCGCGACGGCTACCGGTGCGTCTACTGTGGGCGGCCATACGAGGAGAGCCAACTGAGCGTGGACCACGTGGAGCCGCGGCAAAGGGGTGGCGATCACTCCGACGGCAACCTCGTTACCGCCTGCCTGACCTGTAATCGGGGCAAGGCCGGCAGACCGGCCTGGGCTTACCTGGAGTCGGACGCAATGGCCCGTGAGAACTTCCTTCGCAGCGCTCGCTGGGTCTGGCCGCGCCACCGCAGGGCGGTAATCGAGGCCGCCCGAAGCGCCTCCGAGCGCGCCGCCGCCGAGCGAGCGCGGGCGCCATGA
- a CDS encoding CoA pyrophosphatase — translation MSQLIEALRATLQDRPARTVHRPDGTTEAAVALLLRATPSLELLLIHRAEMAGDPWSGHIAFPGGRRESADSTLLETALRESDEELGANVSRLGRPLGALHEMAPSARRLPSIVIAPFVVAVPPDLRLRPDPREVQEAFWAPVADLRAEASATEIVHGTGPEARTFPAIRHGRHTVWGLTLGALWGLFDALDAAAGG, via the coding sequence ATGTCGCAGCTTATCGAGGCCCTGCGCGCCACCCTTCAGGACCGGCCCGCGCGGACCGTGCACAGACCGGATGGGACCACAGAGGCCGCCGTGGCGCTGCTGCTGCGAGCTACTCCGTCCCTGGAGCTCCTGCTGATCCATCGCGCCGAGATGGCGGGCGACCCCTGGTCCGGGCACATCGCGTTCCCCGGTGGGAGGCGCGAATCGGCCGACAGCACGCTGCTGGAGACGGCCCTCCGCGAATCGGATGAAGAACTGGGAGCCAACGTGTCCCGACTCGGACGGCCCCTCGGCGCCCTTCACGAAATGGCGCCTTCAGCGCGCCGGTTGCCCTCCATCGTCATCGCCCCCTTCGTGGTCGCGGTGCCACCGGATCTGCGGCTGCGGCCGGATCCGCGCGAGGTGCAGGAGGCCTTCTGGGCCCCCGTGGCCGACCTGAGAGCGGAGGCCTCGGCTACCGAGATCGTCCACGGGACCGGCCCCGAAGCGCGCACGTTCCCGGCCATCCGACACGGGCGACACACGGTCTGGGGGCTGACCCTGGGGGCGCTGTGGGGACTGTTCGACGCGCTCGATGCGGCCGCCGGGGGCTAG
- a CDS encoding thiamine pyrophosphate-dependent dehydrogenase E1 component subunit alpha produces the protein MRRYPPFDPPEYVDWEPDPALTLAYGRALDENPSRRSVISALEPQEFLDLYAGMVRNRTHDTELKRWVRRGVISKAWLGTGEEAVTVGAVHALDRERDVVAPMIRNAGACHEMGMRLEDLFAGYLGTADGPNGGRDLHVGSAASGVLQPISHVGDMVPVMTGVALAFRNRADPRVALTWIGDGATKTATVHEGLNLAAVQAVPAVFIIQNNQVALGTRVDQHHAGDFDAWPRMYGMAGDRVDGNNVLDVLAATRVAADRARAGGGPTIIVADTFRMGGHATHDEAEARRTFPAELFREWGKRDPIGLYEQWLVGRGVPRQRLEAIEEEVTQEVARAAERALENRDARMPEGPAAEFDGFSAGVRQPGLAHRTDFSNGTL, from the coding sequence ATGCGCAGATACCCCCCTTTCGATCCGCCCGAGTACGTGGATTGGGAGCCCGATCCCGCGCTGACCCTGGCGTACGGACGGGCGCTCGACGAGAACCCGTCGCGCCGGTCCGTGATCTCCGCGCTGGAGCCGCAGGAGTTCCTGGACCTGTACGCCGGCATGGTGCGCAATCGCACCCACGACACCGAGTTGAAGCGCTGGGTGCGGCGCGGCGTCATCTCCAAGGCGTGGCTGGGGACGGGTGAGGAAGCGGTGACGGTGGGCGCCGTGCACGCGCTGGATCGCGAGCGCGATGTCGTCGCTCCGATGATCCGCAACGCCGGCGCGTGCCACGAGATGGGCATGCGCCTGGAGGATCTCTTCGCCGGCTACCTGGGCACCGCGGACGGGCCCAACGGGGGGCGCGACCTGCACGTGGGATCGGCCGCCAGTGGGGTGCTGCAGCCGATCTCGCACGTGGGCGACATGGTCCCCGTCATGACCGGTGTCGCGCTGGCGTTCCGCAATCGCGCAGATCCGCGAGTGGCGCTGACGTGGATCGGCGACGGCGCGACCAAGACCGCGACAGTTCACGAGGGGCTCAACCTGGCGGCGGTGCAGGCCGTGCCGGCCGTGTTCATCATCCAGAACAACCAGGTCGCCCTGGGGACCCGAGTCGATCAGCACCACGCCGGTGACTTCGACGCGTGGCCGCGCATGTACGGCATGGCGGGCGACCGGGTGGACGGCAACAACGTGCTGGACGTGCTGGCGGCCACGCGCGTGGCCGCCGACCGCGCACGCGCGGGAGGAGGCCCGACGATCATCGTGGCCGACACCTTCCGCATGGGCGGGCACGCCACCCACGACGAGGCAGAGGCGCGGCGTACTTTTCCCGCCGAGCTGTTCCGCGAGTGGGGCAAGCGCGACCCCATCGGCCTCTACGAGCAGTGGCTCGTGGGACGGGGCGTGCCGAGGCAGAGACTGGAGGCGATCGAGGAAGAGGTGACCCAGGAAGTGGCGCGCGCCGCCGAGCGTGCGTTGGAGAACAGGGACGCGCGCATGCCCGAGGGCCCCGCGGCGGAATTCGACGGCTTCAGCGCCGGCGTGCGCCAGCCGGGACTCGCGCACCGCACGGACTTCTCCAACGGTACACTCTAG